One genomic segment of Rhizobium gallicum bv. gallicum R602sp includes these proteins:
- the pyc gene encoding pyruvate carboxylase, translating into MPISKILVANRSEIAIRVFRAANELGIKTVAIWAEEDKLALHRFKADESYQVGRGPHLDRDLGPIESYLSIDEVIRVAKLSGADAIHPGYGLLSESPEFVDACNKAGITFIGPKADTMRQLGNKVAARNLAISVGVPVVPATDPLPDDMKEVARMAEEIGYPVMLKASWGGGGRGMRAIRDAKDLAREVTEAKREAMAAFGKDEVYLEKLVERARHVESQVLGDTHGNVVHLFERDCSIQRRNQKVVERAPAPYLSEAQRQELAAYSLKIAEATNYIGAGTVEYLMDSDTGKFYFIEVNPRIQVEHTVTEVVTGIDIVKAQIHILDGYAIGTAESGVPKQQDIKLNGHALQCRITTEDPEHNFIPDYGRITAYRSASGFGIRLDGGTSYSGAIITRYYDPLLVKVTAWAPNPLEAISRMDRALREFRIRGVATNLTFLEAIIGHPKFKDNSYTTRFIDSTPELFQQVKRQDRATKLLTYLADVTVNGHPEAKDRPRPLENAAEPVVPYANGSKVQDGTKQRLDKLGPKKFGEWMRDEKRVLITDTTMRDGHQSLLATRMRTYDIARVAGTYAHALPNLLSLECWGGATFDVSMRFLTEDPWERLALIREGAPNLLLQMLLRGANGVGYKNYPDNVVKYFVRQAAKGGIDLFRVFDCLNWVENMRVSMDAVAEENKLCEAAICYTGDILNSARPKYDLKYYTDLAVQLEKAGAHIIALKDMAGLLKPAAAKVLFKALRDATSLPIHFHTHDTSGIAAATVLAAVDAGVDAVDAAMDALSGNTSQPCLGSIVEALRGSERDPGLDPEWIRRISFYWEAVRNQYAAFESDLKGPASEVYLHEMPGGQFTNLKEQARSLGLETKWHKVAQAYADANQMFGDIVKVTPSSKVVGDMALMMVSQDLTVADVVSPEKEVSFPESVVSMLKGDLGQPPSGWPEALQKKALKGEKPYTVRPGSLLEDADLDAERREIETKLERTVNDFEFASYLMYPKVFTDFALASDTYGPVSVLPTPAYFYGLADGEELFADIEKGKTLVIVNQAMSGTDSQGMVTVFFELNGQPRRIKVPDRAHGASGAAARRKAEPGNTAHVGAPMPGVISRVFVSPGQAVSAGDVLVSIEAMKMETAIHAEKDGTIAEVLVKAGDQIDAKDLLVSYTG; encoded by the coding sequence TTGCCCATATCCAAGATACTCGTTGCCAATCGTTCCGAAATTGCCATCCGCGTGTTCCGCGCGGCCAATGAGCTGGGGATAAAAACGGTCGCGATATGGGCGGAAGAGGACAAACTGGCGCTGCACCGCTTCAAGGCGGACGAAAGCTATCAGGTCGGCCGCGGCCCGCATCTTGACCGCGATCTCGGGCCGATCGAAAGCTACCTTTCGATCGATGAAGTGATCCGCGTTGCCAAGCTATCCGGCGCCGATGCCATCCATCCGGGTTATGGCCTGCTGTCGGAGAGCCCTGAATTCGTGGATGCCTGCAACAAGGCGGGCATCACCTTTATCGGCCCGAAGGCCGATACAATGCGGCAACTCGGCAACAAGGTCGCCGCGCGCAATCTGGCGATCTCGGTCGGCGTGCCAGTGGTTCCGGCAACCGATCCGCTCCCGGACGACATGAAGGAAGTCGCCCGCATGGCCGAGGAGATTGGCTATCCGGTCATGCTGAAAGCTTCCTGGGGCGGCGGCGGGCGTGGCATGCGCGCCATTCGCGACGCCAAGGATCTTGCCCGTGAGGTAACTGAAGCCAAGCGCGAGGCGATGGCCGCCTTCGGCAAGGATGAAGTCTATCTCGAAAAGCTCGTCGAGCGCGCCCGCCACGTCGAAAGCCAGGTGCTTGGCGATACGCACGGCAATGTCGTGCACCTCTTCGAGCGCGACTGCTCGATCCAGCGCCGCAACCAGAAGGTCGTCGAGCGTGCGCCGGCACCGTATCTTTCGGAAGCGCAGCGCCAGGAGCTCGCCGCCTATTCGCTGAAGATCGCCGAGGCGACGAACTATATCGGCGCCGGCACCGTCGAATATCTGATGGATTCCGATACCGGAAAATTCTACTTCATCGAAGTCAATCCGCGTATCCAGGTCGAGCACACGGTCACCGAAGTCGTGACCGGCATCGATATCGTCAAGGCACAGATCCATATCCTCGATGGCTACGCGATTGGTACAGCGGAATCGGGTGTTCCCAAGCAGCAGGATATCAAGCTAAACGGCCACGCGCTGCAGTGCCGCATCACGACGGAAGATCCGGAACATAACTTCATCCCGGACTACGGCCGCATCACTGCCTATCGCTCGGCCTCGGGTTTCGGCATCCGTCTTGATGGCGGCACGTCCTATTCCGGAGCGATCATCACCCGCTATTACGATCCGCTGCTCGTCAAGGTGACGGCCTGGGCGCCGAATCCGCTCGAGGCGATCTCGCGCATGGACCGGGCGTTGCGTGAATTCCGCATTCGCGGCGTGGCAACCAACCTCACCTTCCTTGAAGCGATCATCGGACACCCGAAGTTCAAGGACAACAGCTATACAACCCGGTTTATCGACTCGACGCCGGAGCTTTTCCAGCAGGTTAAGCGTCAGGACCGCGCGACGAAGCTTCTGACCTACCTTGCCGATGTGACCGTCAATGGCCATCCCGAAGCCAAGGACAGGCCGCGGCCGCTGGAAAATGCTGCAGAGCCGGTCGTTCCCTATGCCAACGGCAGCAAGGTCCAGGACGGCACCAAGCAGCGTCTGGACAAGCTCGGCCCGAAGAAGTTCGGCGAGTGGATGCGAGACGAAAAGCGCGTGCTGATAACCGATACGACGATGCGCGATGGCCATCAGTCGCTGCTCGCGACGCGCATGCGCACCTACGACATCGCCCGCGTCGCCGGGACCTATGCCCATGCGCTACCGAACCTGCTGTCGCTCGAATGCTGGGGGGGTGCGACTTTCGACGTTTCCATGCGCTTCCTGACGGAAGATCCATGGGAGCGTCTGGCGCTGATCCGTGAAGGCGCACCGAACCTGCTCCTGCAGATGCTGCTGCGCGGCGCCAACGGCGTCGGATACAAGAACTATCCGGACAATGTCGTCAAATACTTCGTCCGGCAGGCCGCAAAGGGTGGCATCGACCTCTTCCGCGTCTTCGACTGCCTGAACTGGGTCGAAAACATGCGCGTGTCGATGGATGCGGTCGCTGAAGAGAACAAGCTCTGCGAGGCGGCGATATGCTATACCGGCGATATCCTGAACTCGGCGCGCCCGAAGTATGATCTGAAATACTACACCGACCTTGCCGTTCAGCTCGAAAAGGCCGGAGCTCACATCATTGCACTGAAGGATATGGCTGGTCTGCTGAAGCCTGCTGCTGCAAAGGTGCTCTTCAAGGCCCTGCGTGACGCAACAAGCCTGCCGATCCATTTCCATACGCACGATACGTCCGGCATTGCGGCTGCGACCGTGCTTGCGGCCGTCGATGCCGGCGTCGACGCGGTCGATGCCGCCATGGATGCGCTTTCCGGCAACACCTCGCAGCCCTGTCTTGGTTCGATCGTCGAAGCCCTGCGCGGTTCCGAGCGCGATCCGGGGCTCGATCCGGAATGGATCCGACGCATATCCTTCTACTGGGAAGCGGTCCGCAACCAGTACGCAGCCTTCGAAAGCGACCTCAAGGGGCCGGCATCGGAAGTCTATCTGCATGAAATGCCCGGTGGCCAGTTCACCAATCTCAAGGAGCAGGCCCGCTCGCTTGGGCTGGAGACGAAGTGGCACAAGGTGGCGCAGGCCTATGCCGACGCCAACCAGATGTTCGGCGACATCGTCAAGGTGACGCCGTCTTCCAAGGTCGTCGGCGATATGGCGCTGATGATGGTGTCGCAGGACCTCACGGTTGCCGATGTCGTCAGCCCGGAGAAGGAGGTGTCGTTTCCGGAATCGGTCGTTTCGATGCTGAAGGGCGATCTCGGCCAGCCGCCGTCCGGCTGGCCGGAAGCGCTGCAGAAGAAGGCGCTGAAGGGCGAGAAGCCCTATACCGTTCGTCCGGGTTCATTGCTCGAGGACGCGGATCTCGATGCCGAGCGCCGGGAGATCGAGACCAAACTCGAACGCACGGTGAATGACTTCGAATTTGCCTCCTACCTCATGTATCCCAAGGTCTTCACCGACTTCGCACTGGCTTCCGACACCTACGGCCCGGTCTCGGTCCTGCCGACGCCCGCCTATTTCTACGGTCTGGCGGACGGCGAGGAACTCTTTGCCGATATCGAAAAGGGCAAGACGCTGGTCATCGTCAATCAGGCGATGAGCGGCACCGACAGCCAGGGTATGGTGACGGTGTTCTTCGAGCTCAACGGCCAGCCGCGCCGCATCAAGGTGCCGGATCGTGCGCATGGCGCTTCCGGTGCTGCCGCCCGCCGGAAGGCCGAGCCTGGAAACACCGCCCATGTCGGCGCGCCGATGCCGGGGGTGATTTCTCGAGTCTTTGTTTCGCCGGGCCAGGCAGTCAGCGCCGGCGACGTGCTTGTTTCGATCGAGGCCATGAAGATGGAGACGGCGATCCACGCGGAGAAGGACGGCACGATCGCCGAAGTGCTCGTCAAGGCCGGTGACCAGATCGACGCCAAGGACCTGCTGGTAAGCTATACCGGCTAA
- a CDS encoding glucan ABC transporter ATP-binding protein/ permease — translation MSLFKVYARALRYLGAYKLRVSLVVVANIVLAAITIAEPVLFGRIIDAISGNGEVKPILFMWAGFAVFNTIAFVLVAREADRLAHGRRATLLTEAFGRIISMPLSWHHQRGTSNALHTLLRACETLFGLWLEFMRNHLSTAVAIALLVPTAMAMDLRLSGVLVVLGLAYWLIGRLVMSRTKDGQASVENHYHTVFSHVSDSISNVSVLHSYNRIEAETKALKGFADRLLQAQYPVLDWWALAGALNRMASTIAMMIILVIGTLLVQAGELRIGDVIAFIGFANLLISRLDQMRQFATQIFEARAKLEDFYTLEDSVREREEPAGNADIKDVKGEVEFRDVSFGFGNSSQGLHNVSFSVKAGQTVAIVGPTGAGKTTLVNLLQRVYDPDSGQILVDSHDITKVTRRSLRRYIATVFQDAGLLNRSISDNIRLGREGASEEEMRRAAEAAAAADFIETREEQYDTHVGERGNRLSGGERQRVAIARAILKDAPILVLDEATSALDVETENRVKAAIDNLRQNRTTFIIAHRLSTVREADKVLFLDNGRIVEQGSFDELSHSNGRFAALLRASGILTDEEVRKAHTTEAA, via the coding sequence GTGTCATTATTCAAGGTCTATGCAAGAGCTTTGCGCTACCTTGGCGCCTACAAGCTCCGCGTATCCCTGGTGGTCGTAGCAAACATTGTTCTGGCTGCGATCACGATTGCGGAGCCTGTTCTGTTTGGTCGCATCATCGATGCCATTTCAGGCAATGGCGAGGTCAAGCCCATTCTGTTCATGTGGGCCGGATTTGCCGTCTTCAATACGATCGCCTTCGTTCTAGTCGCCCGCGAGGCGGACAGGCTGGCCCATGGCCGGCGCGCGACTTTGCTGACGGAAGCATTTGGCCGCATCATCTCGATGCCGCTCTCCTGGCATCACCAGCGCGGCACGTCGAACGCGTTGCACACGCTGCTGCGCGCTTGCGAAACGCTCTTCGGCCTCTGGCTCGAATTCATGCGTAACCATCTCTCGACCGCCGTCGCCATTGCGCTTCTGGTGCCGACTGCCATGGCCATGGACTTGAGATTGTCCGGCGTGCTGGTCGTGCTTGGTCTTGCCTACTGGCTCATCGGCCGTCTGGTCATGAGCCGCACGAAGGACGGACAGGCTTCGGTCGAGAACCACTATCACACCGTTTTCTCGCATGTGAGCGACTCGATCAGCAACGTTTCGGTACTGCACAGCTACAACCGCATCGAAGCGGAAACCAAAGCGCTCAAGGGCTTTGCCGACCGTCTGCTGCAGGCTCAGTACCCGGTCCTCGACTGGTGGGCCCTTGCCGGTGCTTTGAACCGAATGGCATCGACCATCGCCATGATGATCATCCTTGTGATCGGCACGCTTCTGGTGCAGGCCGGCGAACTGCGGATCGGTGACGTCATCGCCTTCATCGGCTTTGCAAACCTTTTGATCTCGCGCCTCGACCAGATGCGCCAGTTCGCTACGCAGATTTTCGAAGCCCGCGCGAAGCTTGAAGACTTCTATACACTCGAAGATTCTGTTCGCGAGCGCGAAGAACCGGCGGGCAACGCCGACATCAAGGATGTCAAGGGCGAAGTCGAATTCCGCGACGTATCCTTCGGCTTCGGCAACTCGTCGCAGGGCCTGCACAATGTCTCCTTCTCGGTGAAGGCTGGCCAGACAGTCGCGATCGTAGGCCCGACAGGTGCGGGTAAGACGACGCTCGTCAATCTGCTGCAGCGCGTCTACGATCCAGACAGCGGCCAGATCCTGGTGGATAGCCACGACATCACCAAGGTCACCCGCAGATCGCTGCGCCGTTATATCGCCACCGTGTTCCAGGATGCGGGTCTGCTGAACCGTTCGATCAGCGACAATATCCGCCTTGGCCGCGAAGGTGCCAGCGAAGAAGAGATGCGCCGTGCTGCCGAAGCGGCAGCCGCGGCCGACTTCATCGAAACGCGCGAGGAACAGTATGACACGCATGTCGGCGAACGTGGCAACAGGCTCTCGGGCGGGGAGCGCCAGCGCGTAGCCATCGCCCGCGCCATCCTCAAGGATGCACCGATCCTGGTTCTCGACGAGGCGACCAGCGCGCTGGACGTGGAGACCGAGAATCGCGTGAAGGCTGCGATCGACAACCTTCGCCAGAACCGCACCACCTTCATCATCGCGCACCGCCTCTCGACGGTTCGTGAGGCAGACAAGGTGCTCTTCCTCGACAATGGCCGGATCGTCGAACAGGGCAGTTTCGATGAACTCAGCCACAGCAACGGCCGCTTTGCAGCGCTGCTTCGCGCCAGCGGTATCCTGACGGACGAGGAAGTCCGCAAGGCTCATACGACCGAAGCCGCTTAA
- a CDS encoding DUF6074 family protein produces METWIDSMASSFDTPLAALTASEIVIFPSIPQPGDIERCAATLDDLHGEPAVAFWKAECRLLADELARCGLREEKIRERVLSFQAAVQAALVERHQLRALSESRARQGRSRRRL; encoded by the coding sequence ATGGAAACATGGATTGATTCGATGGCATCTTCTTTCGACACCCCTCTCGCCGCGCTGACCGCAAGCGAAATCGTGATATTTCCAAGCATCCCCCAGCCCGGCGATATCGAACGCTGCGCCGCGACGCTTGATGATTTGCATGGAGAACCGGCGGTCGCGTTCTGGAAAGCCGAGTGCCGTTTGCTGGCGGACGAGCTTGCGCGATGTGGCTTGCGCGAGGAGAAGATCCGGGAGCGCGTCTTGTCCTTCCAGGCTGCGGTTCAAGCCGCTCTAGTAGAGAGACATCAGTTGCGCGCTTTATCCGAAAGCCGCGCGCGGCAAGGCAGAAGTCGACGTCGCCTCTGA
- a CDS encoding transposase, with protein sequence MIRSHAISGLRSGISVVPSAGPRPSVALARATLHEREAHRRWPDEVKAQIVSESLRPGVTVNEGAERHALKANHLSSWRTLARQVKTSLP encoded by the coding sequence ATGATCAGATCTCACGCGATTTCAGGCCTGCGATCAGGAATAAGCGTAGTGCCCTCGGCTGGACCCAGACCGAGCGTTGCTCTGGCACGGGCGACGCTTCACGAACGTGAGGCTCATCGCCGTTGGCCGGACGAGGTCAAGGCGCAGATCGTGTCAGAGAGCTTGCGTCCGGGCGTGACTGTGAACGAAGGAGCGGAACGCCACGCTCTGAAGGCCAACCATCTTTCGTCCTGGCGAACACTGGCGCGACAGGTCAAAACCAGCTTGCCCTGA
- a CDS encoding MFS transporter, with protein sequence MVDEKQLIAKITWRLMPFLGILYLIAYIDRQNVSFAKLEMVGALGMSEYAYGLGASLFFIGYFLFEVPSNLLLERYGASKWFARILLSWGAVTIALAYTQNATMFYILRFLLGACEAGFFPGVLYLLTLWYPSAYRGTMVGLFMIFSALANAVGAPLGGMLLDLDGLYGIAGWQWVFIATGIPAVVAGVVTLLYLSDRPEDANFLSDAEKSWLKRRIEAENADMDKNAENGFKALINPKVLLMALCYVGFPLAAYGLSYWLPTIVKEFGVSNTANGFLNIIPWVLVAVALYIVPSMADRAASKTPYIVIPAMLGAICLVLSAVIPDHGVQFAFLCIAAAGIFAGQPVFWSLPSRFLRGAGAAAGLAAINSVGNLGGFVAQNVVPWIKDSTGSTIAPMFFLAACLAAAALLVLVVGRVMSRTQISSEESGTVQQRAQS encoded by the coding sequence ATGGTCGACGAAAAGCAACTGATCGCCAAAATCACGTGGCGGCTCATGCCGTTCTTAGGCATTCTTTATCTCATCGCCTACATCGATCGCCAAAATGTCAGCTTCGCCAAGCTGGAAATGGTCGGAGCGCTTGGCATGAGCGAATATGCCTACGGCCTCGGCGCCTCGCTCTTCTTCATCGGTTATTTCCTGTTTGAAGTCCCGAGCAATCTGCTGCTCGAGCGGTACGGAGCCAGCAAATGGTTTGCGCGGATTTTGCTCTCGTGGGGCGCAGTTACGATTGCCCTGGCCTACACGCAGAATGCGACGATGTTCTACATTCTCCGCTTTCTTCTTGGCGCCTGCGAAGCCGGTTTCTTTCCAGGCGTCCTTTATCTGCTGACACTTTGGTATCCGTCCGCCTATCGCGGCACGATGGTCGGACTGTTCATGATCTTCAGCGCCCTTGCCAATGCCGTCGGCGCGCCGCTGGGCGGCATGCTGCTCGATCTCGACGGGCTTTATGGCATCGCCGGCTGGCAATGGGTGTTCATCGCGACGGGTATTCCCGCCGTCGTGGCAGGCGTGGTCACGCTGCTTTACCTGTCGGATCGCCCAGAGGATGCGAACTTCCTGAGCGATGCGGAGAAGAGCTGGCTCAAACGCAGGATTGAGGCGGAAAATGCAGACATGGACAAGAACGCGGAGAATGGCTTCAAGGCGCTCATCAATCCGAAGGTACTTCTGATGGCACTGTGCTACGTCGGCTTTCCTCTTGCAGCCTACGGCCTCAGCTATTGGCTCCCGACCATCGTCAAGGAATTCGGCGTCAGCAATACGGCCAACGGCTTTCTGAACATCATACCCTGGGTCCTCGTGGCGGTGGCGCTTTACATCGTCCCGTCGATGGCAGACAGGGCAGCTTCGAAGACGCCTTATATCGTTATTCCGGCAATGCTGGGCGCCATATGCCTTGTCCTTTCTGCTGTTATTCCGGACCATGGTGTCCAGTTCGCATTTCTCTGCATCGCTGCAGCGGGCATCTTCGCCGGCCAGCCGGTTTTCTGGAGCCTGCCGTCACGCTTTCTGAGAGGCGCTGGTGCGGCGGCCGGGCTCGCCGCAATCAACTCCGTCGGCAATCTCGGCGGCTTTGTCGCCCAGAACGTCGTGCCCTGGATCAAGGACAGTACGGGAAGCACGATTGCGCCGATGTTCTTTCTTGCCGCGTGCCTGGCTGCCGCCGCGCTGCTTGTGCTCGTGGTCGGACGCGTGATGTCGCGTACACAGATTTCTTCCGAAGAGAGCGGAACTGTGCAACAGCGCGCGCAATCCTAA
- a CDS encoding helix-turn-helix transcriptional regulator gives MNIHSLVQLLVVIEECTKPETVVEELRRIVHSYGFEYYGLLRHLKQSQDPWGLVLAGHWPEKWPQTYVAKKYVLIDPTVRYLAQAQRPFRWKESLAAYRRDPHQRRMEQMMRDADAHGLRDGYIFPIHGKSGVLGNLSVGGEPVELSPVEMSLFETVARKAFWRLLDLKGEAKALESASLLKMPLTRRELEILHYLADGLTSMEISKVLSISNHTVDWYMNGLQDKLKAKNRQQAVALAFRHGLVI, from the coding sequence GTGAATATTCATTCTTTGGTTCAATTGCTCGTCGTCATAGAGGAATGCACGAAGCCCGAAACCGTCGTTGAGGAACTTCGGCGGATCGTTCATTCCTATGGCTTCGAATATTATGGATTGCTGCGTCATTTGAAGCAGAGCCAAGATCCCTGGGGTCTCGTACTTGCCGGGCATTGGCCCGAGAAGTGGCCGCAAACATATGTTGCAAAAAAATATGTCCTCATAGATCCAACAGTCCGGTATCTGGCGCAGGCGCAAAGGCCATTTCGATGGAAGGAAAGCCTAGCCGCCTACCGCCGCGATCCGCACCAGCGGCGAATGGAACAGATGATGAGGGATGCCGATGCCCACGGCCTGCGCGACGGTTACATCTTCCCCATTCACGGCAAGAGCGGCGTGCTCGGAAACTTGAGCGTCGGCGGCGAGCCTGTCGAATTGTCGCCGGTGGAGATGTCATTGTTCGAAACTGTTGCCCGCAAAGCGTTCTGGCGGCTGCTTGATCTCAAGGGCGAAGCGAAGGCACTCGAAAGCGCTTCGTTGCTCAAAATGCCGCTGACGCGCCGCGAGCTCGAAATCCTGCACTATTTAGCCGACGGCCTGACCTCGATGGAGATCAGCAAGGTGCTCAGCATATCGAACCACACGGTCGATTGGTATATGAATGGGCTGCAGGACAAGCTGAAGGCCAAGAACCGCCAGCAGGCGGTGGCGCTGGCTTTCCGGCACGGGCTCGTTATCTAA
- a CDS encoding OpgC family protein has product MAATPENAIGAERLPQSAVRPARDTRLDVLRGLALITIFINHVPGQIFEYATTKNFGFSDAAEAFVLISGIAVGLAYGSGFKVGGRLDMAKKAIKRAFTLYLAHMITTFITLALFICGASLFHRPGLLVEINILAVLMNLTQGIPALLLLGHQIGYNNILPMYGALMLMVPVILLLYSAHPLLALGVSGAVWLFAGIYQIAPHNMLIADYWFLNPLSWQFLFTIGAVGIMHVKRGGKLPEHPILFVLASGYVALSFAWVVGHLWDLGNVLAALGMPPVLTGFDKTFLSLPRLLHVLALSYLVINIPVLSRILRRPSDHPLTIIGRHSLNIFVAGTILAMAGQVLLYITNHDQMIGALFVVAGISGQFAYAYHLERKRIDGTVKARSMGRGASVPVAVRVGDGRKLYRDK; this is encoded by the coding sequence ATGGCGGCTACGCCGGAAAACGCCATCGGCGCTGAGCGCTTGCCTCAATCAGCAGTGCGACCGGCGCGCGACACGAGGCTTGATGTTCTGCGTGGCCTTGCCCTCATCACGATTTTCATCAATCATGTTCCCGGCCAGATATTCGAGTATGCGACGACGAAGAATTTCGGCTTCTCCGACGCCGCGGAAGCATTCGTGCTGATCTCGGGCATTGCGGTCGGACTGGCCTATGGCTCCGGCTTCAAGGTCGGCGGGCGACTAGACATGGCGAAGAAGGCGATCAAGCGTGCCTTCACCCTCTATCTCGCCCATATGATCACGACCTTCATAACGCTCGCGCTGTTCATTTGCGGCGCCTCGCTGTTCCACCGGCCGGGATTGCTCGTGGAAATCAATATCCTCGCCGTCTTGATGAACTTGACGCAGGGAATACCCGCTTTGCTTCTGCTCGGCCACCAGATCGGCTACAACAACATATTGCCGATGTACGGCGCGCTGATGCTCATGGTACCAGTCATCTTGCTTCTTTACTCGGCACATCCGCTTCTGGCGCTTGGTGTTTCGGGTGCTGTGTGGCTGTTTGCGGGCATCTATCAGATCGCGCCGCACAACATGCTCATCGCCGACTACTGGTTCCTCAATCCACTCTCGTGGCAGTTCTTGTTCACGATCGGCGCCGTCGGCATCATGCATGTCAAGCGTGGCGGCAAGCTGCCGGAGCACCCGATTTTGTTCGTGCTGGCTTCCGGCTACGTAGCGCTGTCCTTTGCTTGGGTTGTCGGTCACCTGTGGGACCTCGGCAATGTACTGGCAGCGCTTGGCATGCCGCCTGTCCTTACCGGTTTCGACAAGACTTTCCTGTCCCTGCCGCGGCTGCTGCATGTGTTGGCGCTCAGCTACCTCGTTATCAATATTCCCGTGCTGTCTCGTATCCTGCGCCGTCCGTCGGATCATCCGCTAACCATCATTGGCCGTCACTCGCTCAATATCTTTGTCGCAGGGACAATCCTTGCGATGGCGGGCCAAGTGCTGCTCTACATTACCAATCATGACCAGATGATCGGTGCGCTCTTTGTCGTCGCAGGCATCTCCGGTCAGTTTGCTTATGCCTACCACCTCGAGCGCAAACGCATCGACGGTACCGTGAAGGCCAGGTCGATGGGGCGTGGTGCTTCCGTTCCCGTCGCCGTCCGCGTCGGTGATGGCCGAAAGCTCTATCGCGACAAATAG